The Fusobacterium polymorphum genome segment GAGATAGATATATATATAAATCAAATTCTTCACTACTGGATAGGATATTTACCAAGTAATAATGAAAATATTATAAAGGAAGATGTTGAACCCTCTAAGTTAGTTAAAGCAAGGGAATTAAATTTAATTGATGATGAAATGATAGAAAAATTATTTATAGACTTATTATCAAGTAATGTAACTCTTTCAGAGCAATATTTAGATGATGTTTGTGTTTTAACTAATAATAAATCAATTAAAGAATTAGAAAAATATATGGAATATATTCAAATGAAAGAAACTCTTACAACTGTTTCAAGTTATATTCTTAAAAAAGAAGGAGTTTTAATAGGAAACTTTAAAACAGCAACAGATATTTTGAGATTGATAGCAAAGATATCTGGGGATGAATTAAATAATAAACATATCCATTTTGCATATTTTTCAAGAACAGAGTTAAGTCAGCTAATGACTAAACTTGAAAATTTACAAAACCCTATGCCAGATATTAAAAGGTATTCTAAGCCTTGGCATACTTTTTTTAAACTTTATGCTAAAAAAATTAATTTTAATAAGTATCCTAAAGTAAGAAAAGTTGCAGATATGCTATTTGGAGATATTTCCTATATGACTGAAAGAGGAAAGATCAATGAAAAAATTAAAAGACTTCCTATTATGTCAGAAGAAGATTTAGATAATTTTGTTAAAGAATTTACAATTTTTTATGGAGATTATGTAAGAGAAATTTTATCTCTACTAAATAAAGCAAATGAAAATCAATATGAAAAATTATTGATAGGTTTAGAAAATTGTGTAACTAAGGTTAATACAAGAATATTATTTCAATTATATGATAGAGTAATAAATTTACAAGAAAAGGATAATTTAGTTCCTCGTTTGGTAAATAGTAAGGGTAAATGGAGAAGATTAAAAGAAAGTATTTCTTTATCAGATGAATTATTAAATAGAGTTTTAGAAATTGTAGAAGATGGAATAAAAATACAATTAAAAGAAAAAGAAAATCTAGGAAAAGTTTATATTGATGAAGATTACAAAAATATTATGTTGACTACAAGTGAAAAAGATAGCAATGTAAGCTTAAGACCTATGACAAGAGGTTCAAGAATAGCATTTAATCCTAATGCAGAAGTTTTAAGATTTTTTGTTGCTTGGAAAAATTTAGATGAAAAGATTATGAAAGAATTTAAAGTTAAATATGGTAGAGTAGATATTGATTTATCAGCACTTAGTTTTGATAAAGACTTTAAATTTAAAAGAGTAGTTGCTTATTATAATCAAAAAGAAATGGGATTTGCTTTTAGTGGAGATATTACTGATGCACCACAAGGAGCATTAGAATATATTGATATATATGACTTAGAAAAGCAAAAGAAAAATGGAACTAGATATATTCTAATGCAAATTCGTTCATATAATGGTTATACATTTAAAGAAATAAATAGCGTCTATGCTGGTGTTATGGAACTAACTTCTATTGAAGCAAAAGAAAAGAAAAATATGTATAGCACAGCAATTACACAAGGATTTCAAATTATGTCTCCACAAATAACTACTAATACAATTTTAGTTGATTTAGTGAAATTTGAATATGTTTGGTTAGATATGAATATGGCTAATTATAAAGTAGATACATTCCAAAATTCTTTAACTTATGAAGAAATACCATATCTAAATGATTTACTAAAATATTTTATGAAAAAACAATATGTAACTATGTATGATTTGTTAAAATTAAATGCTGATGTTAGAGGAATTTTAATAGAAAACAAAGAAGAAGCAGATATCATTTTTGAAAAAGTGGATAATAAAAATAACTTACCTCTTGCTGATATTTTAAGTAATTATCTTTAATTTATTCTTGTGAAAAAATAATTTTTATGTTAGAATAGAAAAAAATTAGAGGTTTTGCTGTTCAAAAGTTATTCCTACTTCTATTTCGGGAAAGGGAAAGACTGCGAGTCCCCCTTTATTTGAATAATACACACAGCAAATTGATACCTCTATTTTTTATTTATCCATCTATCTTGAAACCAATACCATTGTTCTGGATTGTTTAAAATAATTTTCTCATAAACTTTTAAAAGTTTATCAGTTAAACCATTTTTATCAGCATAATTTTTAGGATAGATAATTTCATTAATATAGATATTACAAATATTATTACTATCCACTTCATTATGAATAACAATAATAGGTAAATTTTCTCTTATAGAAAAAAATGCAGTGAAACCTGAGGCTGTTGTTGGTAAATTAAAAAATGTTACCTTTTCTCCATCAGGTTTTCTAACATCATTTAACATAATAAAGAAACCTTTTGATTTCTTATGTTTAAAAAGTGCTTTTATATTTTGCTCAGTGAAAGAAAGCATATTTTTCTTAAATCTAATTTTATTCATATAAGCTTCAATAAATTTATTGGGAACAGGTCTAACTATTATAAACATTGGTTCATCTATGATAGGGTACATACTCATATGAAAAAATCCATAATGTAATGTGGCTAAAATAATTCTATCATTTGTTTCTTTTAATTTTTCTAATAGTTCTAAGTTATGAATGATAGGTGGATATTTCTCGCCATATTCATAGATCCAAAAAGGCAATAAAAAAGACTTCATAGTATTTTTATAAGATTTAATAGCAGTATCTTTAATTTGCTTTTCTGTTAAATTATAATTATACTGTTTGTTTAAAATTAGATTTAAATTTTTTAAAGATAACTTTCTACCCTTTGGAATTAAGTAATATAAAAGAAGCCCTAGAAATTCAGAAAATTTTAATTTGATTTTACTAGGTAAGATTTTAAAAATAAATATAAATATTAAAAATATAAGATAGACTATAAAATCAAATATTAGTTTCAATATTATCACAACCTTAGTTATTAGCTTTAATAAAGAAAATAAATGAGTAGCGAATGAAAAATTTTAGATGAAAAATCAAATAGAATGAGCCGAGTAATTGTCGGCATGTTTGAAGCCAACTTGTTGGCAAGTTTTGCCGAAATTACAGCGAATTCTTGATTTTTTATCGTTAAAAAATTTTACTCAGCAACGAATTATTTTCTTATTAAACAAGTTATGAAATAATTATAGCATAAAGAGGGAAATATGGTAAATAAAGTAAAATTAGGAATAAACAATTTATATTTATTTAAAAACAATAATGGTGATTACTTATTGCTTGATACAGGTTTAGCCTGTAAGGAAAATTTAATTTTAAATAAAATCAATAAAGTTATTGGAGATTATAATAAAATCAAAGTAATAGTAATTACCCACTCTCATTCTGACCATATTGGAAATTTAAAATTATTGTTAGATAAAATTAAAAGGGAGGATAAAATTGTAATAATACATAGTAATGCCAAAGAAATTATGCTTTCAGGAGAAAAAATAATTCCTAATGGTTTCTATAAATTTACAAAATATATTTCTAAAAAATTGAAATTAAAATTTTCAAAAAAGTTTCAAAAAGGTTTTAAAAATCTTTCGAAAGAAGATTTAAAAAATGTAGTATTTCTAGATTTTAAAGATTATGAAGAATTTTCTTTAAATGAATATGGATTTGAAAATTTAAAAGTAATTTATACTCCAGGACATTCAAAGGATTCGATTTCCCTTGTCTATAATGATGAATACTTATTCTGTGGAGATATGATTCAAAACTTATTTTTTAAATATCCACTGATTCCTCTTTTTGGAGATGATATTGAAGAATTAATTAGTTCTTGGAAAAAAGCCATAGAAAAAGGCTACTCTAGGTTTTATCCTGCTACTTCTAAAAGCTATATCTTGAGAGAAGATTTAATAAAAAAATTGGAGAAATATGAATAAGATAGAATTTAAAATTATAAAGGGAAATGAGTCTAGTGAAGAAATAAATGAAATTTTAAATGAAGAAGATATGGAAAGTTCTATACAAATTAGATATATAAAGTATCCCACTCTTTTTGATTCATTGAAATTAGATGGAGTGAAAGACCCTCTTATTGTACCTGGAATAGATACTACAAATAATAAGATAGTTGGTTTGGGTGCTTGTACCATATTTGAAGATAACATTGCTTACTTAAATTCTTTTAGAATAAGAAAAGAGTATAGAAATAAGGTAAATTTTGGAAATGGCTATAAAAAGATTATAGAAGAATTAGAAAAAGAAGGAATAGATACAATTATTACAACTATTTTAGATGATAATAAGATGGCAAAGGAAATACTTACAAAGCAAAGAAGAAATATGCCAATCTATGAGTTCTATAAAAATATAACTTTCTATAGTATAAAAAATATTAAGAAAAATACTCTAGTTATAGATAATTTATATGTAACAGAATATAAGAATTTTAGAATAGAAATTAAAAATAAGCCAAATAAAAAGTATTTTGTTGAAAACTACAAAGGAATATATAAATTTTTATATAAGCTAAGAAAAATTATTTCTTTCTTTGGTTATCCAGAACTACCAGAAAAAAATACTGAAATGAGATTTTTGTATATAGACATAATTGCCAAAGATAACAATTATAGTAATAGTTTAGAAGTTATAAAGTTTTTACAAAATTTAGGTTGTTCTTGTGATTTTTTTATGATAGGAACTTATGAAAATACTTCATTAGATACACAACTAAAAAAAATTAAATCTTTTAAGTATAAAAGTAAACTTTATAAAGTTTATTATGGAGAGGATAAAAACAAGGAAAAAGATATAAAATTTAAGTTTTGGAACTTATAAAAGAGGTGAAATTAAATGGAATTAAAGGGTGATATAGTAAAAATAAATGAAATTTCACAAAGTGAAATAGAAGAAATGTATATTCTAATGACTGAATTTTATGATAATGTTGAGAAAGAAATATTTTTAAAGGATTTTAAAGAAAAAGATTATTGTATTATCTTGAAAGATGAAAAAAATACTATAAAAGGCTTCTCCACTCAAAAAATCATGAAATTTAATTTTGAAAATGAGGAGATTTATGGAGTATTTTCAGGAGATACTATAATAGATAAAGAAAATTGGGGAAATTTAACTTTATTTAAAGTCTTTGCTAATTTCTTCTTTCCATTTGGGGAAAAATATAAGAATTTTTACTGGTTTTTAATAGTAAAAGGCTATAAGACATATAAATTTCTTCCTACTTTTTATAAAGAATTTTATCCAACTTATAAGCTTGAAACTCCTGAAAAGTTTAAAAATATAATGGATTTATTTGGTAAGATAAAATATCCAAATGAATATAATAAAGAAAGTGGAGTTATAGAATACAAAGGAATAAAAGATTCGTTGAAAAAAGGAGTTGCAGATATAACTGAGAAAGAATTAAAAGATAAAAATGTTCAATTCTTTTTAGAAAGTAATCCTAATTATGAGAAAGGAAATGATTTAGTTTGTATTACTTCTTTAAAAATTGAAAATCTAAAAGAAAAGACATTAAAAATTTTATTTTAATTGAGAGGAAGGTTATGTTATCAAAACTTTATCTGTATATTATTCATAGTATGTTTTTACTTTTCTACAAAAAGGAATATAGAAAATATATGAGTAGTGAAAATATTTTAGAGATACAGGAAAATAAATTAAAAGAGATTTTAGAAAATAATAAAGATACTCTTTATGGAAAAAAATATAATTTTGATAAAATAAAAACTATTCAAGATTTTCAAAAAGAAGTTCCACTTACAAAATATGAAGATTACTTGCCCTATATAGAAAAAATAAAAATGGGAGAAGAATATATTTTAACACATGAAAAAGTTAAGATGTTTGAATTAACAAGTGGTTCAACTTCTGCAAGTAAGTTAATCCCATATACTAATAGCTTAAAAAAAGAATTTCAGTCTGGTATAAAAGTTTGGTTGTACTCCTTGTATAAAAAATATCCTAGTTTAAAATTTGGAAAAAGCTATTGGAGTATCACACCAAAAGTAGATTTCCAACATAGAGAGAACTCTGTTATTCCAATTGGTTTTGAAGAAGATAGCGAGTATTTTGGAAGTTTGGAAAAATATTTAATAGACTCTATCTTTATAAATCCTAAGGATATTAAAAATGAAAAAGATATGGATAGATTTTACTTAAAAACTCTTTCCACTCTTGTTGCAGAAAAAAATATTAGACTTTTTTCATTCTGGAGCCCTAATTTACTTCTCTTATTGATAGAATATCTAGAAAAAAATTCTGAAAAGATTTTAAAAACTCTTAATAAAAAAAGAAGAGAAGAAGTAAGGAAATATATAGAAACTAAGGAATATTATAAAATATGGAAGAATTTAAGACTTATTAGTTGCTGGGGAGATAGTAATTCAACGGAATATCTAAAAAAGATTAAAGAAATTTTTCCTAATACAGTAATTCAAGAAAAGGGTTTACTTGCAACAGAGGGCTTTATCTCATTTCCAGATACTGAAGAAAATCTTTCAAAATTAAGTATTTATTCACATTTTTTTGAATTTTTATCCTTGGATGATAATAGAATTTACAATGCTTCAGAAATTGAAATCAATAAAAGCTATGAACTTATTATTACAACTTCTGGAGGTTTATATAGATATTGTATAGGAGATATTATAGAAGTTATCTCTATTAAAAATAAAATTCCTTATATAAAATTTATAGGAAGGAGAGGAGCAGTATCAGATTTATTTGGAGAAAAATTAGAAGAAAATTTTTTAAAAAACATAATGGAAACTTATAAACAAAAAATAGATTTCTATATGTTTGCACCATCTAAAAATCATTATGTTCTTTTTATTAAAACTGATAAAAAAATAAATATTGAAGATTTAGAAAGTAAATTGAGAGAAAATTTTCACTATGATTATTGTAGAAAATTAGGACAATTAAAAGAAATAAAAATATTTATACTAACTGACAATCCTGAAAGAGAATATATAGAGGCTTGTCAAAATAAAAATCAAAAATTAGGAAATATAAAAATGACAGCACTTTCAAAAGAAGGTGACTGGGAGAATATCTTTACTGGATATTTTCAAGAAAGTGAGGACGAATGAAGATAGCTTTTTTAGCACCTGCTGGTGCAATGCACCGTTTTAATGGAAGTTTTGGAAAGAGTTTACATTATGCACCATTGACATTAACAACTTTGGCGGCATTAATCCCTGAAAGTTTAAATGCCGAAGCAAAAATTTATGATGAAACCATTGAAAAAATCCCTTTGGACTTAGAGGCAGATATAATCGTTATGACTTCTATTACAGGAACATCTCAAAGATGTTATGCCTATGCAGATTATTTTAGAAAAAGAGGGATTACAGTTGTTTTAGGTGGGGTTCATCCATCACTTATGCCAGAAGAAGCTTCTCAACATGCAGATGTTGTAATGATAGGCTTTGCTGAACAAACATTCCCACAAATGCTTTTAGATTTTAAAAATGGAAGATTAAAAAGAATGTATATTCAAGATAAAGAATTTAATTTAGAAAATAAAGTAATACCTAGGAGAGAACTTTTACAAAAAGATAAATATATAACAACAGCAACTGTTGAAGTTATAAGAGGTTGTTCTTTGCCATGTACCTTCTGTGCCTATCCAACTGCTTTTGGAAGAAAAATTTATAAGAGACCTATAAAAGAAGTTTTAAGTGAAATTGAAATGTTTTCTGAAAAAATTATTTTATTTCCAGATGTAAATTTAATTGCAGATAGAGAATATGCAATGAGACTTTTTAAAGAAATGAAATCTTTAAAAAAATATTGGATGGGACTTGTAACTTCTTCTGTGGGTATAGATGAAAATATGATTAAAACTTTTGCAGATAGTGGTTGTAAAGGACTATTAATTGGTTTTGAATCTATTACACAAGAGTCACAAAGTTATATCAATAAGGGTATAAACAAAGTTGCTGATTATGCAGAACTTATGAAAAAACTTCATGACTATGGAATTTTAGTACAAGGTTGTTTTGCCTTTGGAAGTGATGAAGAAGATACTTCTGTATTTGAAAGAACTGTTGAAGCAGTTGTTAAAGCTAAAATTGATTTACCAAGATATAGTATTTTAACACCTTTCCCTAAGACACAATTCTATGCTCAACTTGAAGCAGAAAATAGAATATTTGAAAAAAATTGGGCTATGTATGATGTTGAACACTGTGTATTTACACCTAAAAAAATGACAGTTGAAGAATTAGAAAAAGGTACTGCTTGGGCTTGGAGAGAAACATATAGTATGAAAAATATTTTTAAAAGACTAGCTCCATTTACACATAGTCCTTGGATATCTTTACCTTTAAATATAGCTTATAGAAAATATGCAGATAAGTATGAACATTTTACAAAGGAAATTATGTGTGATAATTCAGATATTCCTATTTAAAAATTAAAAAGTCCCCCACTTTTATAAGTGGGGGTAGTTAGTTTAATGTATAGGTTTCTCTCCTTTTTCTTGAGTAGTTCTCATATCCCATGATGGTTTTTTAAATACATAGAATACAAAAGGTGGTATTCCCAATAAAAATACAACTATTGCCACAATAATAGGATACATATTGCGTGGTATAGCAGCTTCATTTGTGGTAGGAACAAAGCTCATGATAAATGCAAGAGCACAAGATATAAATCCTATTCCTGACACAAACTTAACAGCTGGAACTTTATATCCTCTTTCTATGCTAGGTTCTTTTTTTCTTAAAACTATAACAGCTGCAAACATAAGCATATACATTACAACATATAAAGCTGCAGCCATTCCTATAAGAGCTATAAATACATCAGAAACATTTGGGAACAAAACATAAATCATAGCAAGAATAGTTACAATTATACCTTGAAAAATAAGTATATTTATTTGTATATTATTTTTATTTACCTTTTGTAGAATTGGAGGTAGCAATCCTGTTCTTCCTGCATCCAAAAGTCCTTTTGAAGGTCCTGCAACCCAAGTTACAACAGAAGCAATTGCTCCAAAAAACATTGCACCTGACATTATATTACTCATCCAACTCATATGAAATTTTTCAAAAAATTCTTGAAATGCAACCATTATTCCATTTGCCATACCAAGTTTATCTGCTGGAACTGCCATTGCAATAGACAATGTTGGGAAAATAAATACACAAAGTATTAAAATAAATGCAAGAGCAATAGCTTTAGTAAAATTTTTTTTTGGGTTTTCCATTTGCCCAGCATGTACTGCATTCATTTCCATACCTGCATAAGAAAGTACATTACTCACAATTAAAACAAGGGAAGAAATTCCTGTAATTTTTGGGATATATGAACTTTGTAAATAAGATTCTGAAACTGGTTGTCCTTGAGCTACCCAAAGTAATCCAAGTATTATTAATACAGCACCTGGTATTAAAACTCCTATCATTCCTCCAATAGAACTTACCTTAGCAAAAAGGTTTCCTCCTTTGAAGGCAAGGAAGGTTGAAAACCAATAGACCACTATTATGACAATTGCAGTAAATAATCCAGAATTTGATAAATCACCTCTATTTATTGTAAAAGCCAGTGCGGCTGCCACAAAGGCGAGTTGAACTGGATACCAAACAACATTTTGTATCCATTGTAACCAAATTGCTACAAAGCCCATACGATTTCCAAATGCTTCACGTATCCAAACATACACTCCACCTTTATAAGTAGTTGCGAATTCAGCACTAACCAATGAAGTTGGAATTAAGAATAATATTGCTGGTATAATATACATTAAAATTGAAGCTCTTCCCTCTTCTGCCATAGGAGGTAGTGTACGTAAAGAGGCTACAGATATTGTTGTCATTACAGCAATTTGAAATACAGACAAAGTATTTTTTTGTATAGGGCTACTATTTTTTAAATTATCTTTATTCATTTAAAATTCCCCCTTATTATTAGTGGCGGAAACTTCTAGTATTATTCTTAGGCATTTCATGTTCAAGACTTTCAAGATATTTTACTTGAGATTTGATATCATCTAAAAATCTATCAGCAAGATCCATACTAAGTCCATTTCTTACAACTATTCTTTGAACAGTTATATCTGTAAGATTTACTGGCATGGGATAAGCTGGGACTTGCCAACCTTTCATACGTAATCTATCTGATAAATCATATAAAGTCCATTTACGATTAGGAGATTCTTTAAGCATCCAAGCAAATACAGGAATATCTGTTGGATGATTCCAAAGTGTAAACATATCCATTTTATTAATTTCATCAGCAAGATGATTTGCTACATCCATTGTAGATTGTTGTACTGTTTTGTATCCATTAAAGCCATATCTTAAAAATGCCCAATATTGTAATAATATTTGTGCACCAGGACGAGAGAAATTCAATGCAAATGTTGGCATTTCTCCTCCAAGATAGCTTACTTTGAATATAAGGCTTTCAGGAAGATGTGCTGTGCTACGCCAAACTACCCAACCAAGTCCAGGATAAACTAAACCATATTTATGTCCTGATGTATTAATAGAATATACTCTTGGTATACGAAAATCCCATTCTAATTCTGGTTGTATAAATGGAGCTATCATACCTCCAGAAGCTGCATCAACATGTATAGGAATATCTAATCCAGTATCTTTTTCAATTTTATCTAAAGCCTTAGCAATATCTTTTACAGGTTCATACATTCCTGTATAAGTTACTCCCATTATTGCTATAACACCTATTGTATTTTCATCTACATATTTTTCTAAGTCATAGCCATCTAAGACTTTATGTTCTAAACTTATTGGAACATACCTTGGTTCAACATCAAAATAATTACAAAACTTTTCCCAGCAAACTTGTACAGCAGAGCTCATTATAAGATTAGGATGAGCAGTAGATTTTCCAAGTTTTTTCATTTTTTCTTGCCATCTACGTTTAAGAGCTAAAGCTCCAAGCATACATGCTTCAGATGAGCCAGTTGTAGAGCAACCAATAGAATTATCAGGATCTGGTGCATGCCAAAGATCAGCAAGCATGTGCCAACAATTTGTTTCAACTCTTGCAGTAGCAGGATATTCATCTTTATCTATTGCATTTTTATCAAATGTTTCAGAGTATAATTTATTAGCACTTTCATCCATCCATGTTGAAACAAAAGTTGCTAAATTTAAACGAGCATTTCCATCTAACATAGACTCATCATGTACAATTTGATAAGCTGTTTCTGGTAACATAGAGTCTGTTGGAAAACGATCTGCAAGAGCAGATGTAACTTCACCTGGACGTGCAAAAATTGGATTGATTTCAATAGTTTTAGATAAATTTTTTTTAGCCATTTTAAAACTCCTTTTTTAATAAAAAACAAACTATAAAATATTCCATGGTGCCGTTAAAATTAAATATGACATATTATCTACCCGCAAGATTATTATAACACTTTTTAGCTTGACTGTATATATTAGATAGTATTAATAAATGTATAACTAAAAATTTTATGAACAAAATTTATTTATAAAAGAAATAAAAAATGATGTTAATGAAAATTTTTCAAAAACACCATTTTTTAAATAAATAACAATATTTTTTATTTAGAATATTTTTTTATATATTCATAGAATAATTTTGCAGGAGCATCCCTTAGAGATTTTTCGATAAAACTATCATTAGGATCTTTAAAAAACCCTGTTGCAATAAGAGTTGATAGCCCATGGGCAAATACCCAACAACTAACTAACAATTCTTCCTGTTTTTCCTTATCTATTTTTATTAGTCTTTCATCTTTTTTTATTTCTTCACGAATTAAATTTAAGAATTCTTCAATTAGTGAGCCTTCAATATTATCTTTTGAAAATACTTGCAAAAAAAGTTGTTTTTCTTCACGAGCAAAAATTGAAATACCCATACCTATATCTAAAAATTTTATTCCTGTTCTTCTTTTTATTAAGTACTCTATAAACAAGTCCTTAGCTCTTTTTATTAATTCTTTTTTTAAATTTTTCATAGAACCAATAGATTTATATATAGGTGCAGGTGAAGCATCCAATATTTTTGCAACATTTCTAGCACTTATAGATTCAATTCCTTCTTCTTTAAATAACTCAAATGACTTATCTAAAATAAGCTCTTTTGAAAACAAGACTTTCTTTGGCATAAATAACTCCTAAATTAATTAAAACTTTTTAGTAATAGATAAACCTAGTGCTGTAATTTCTTTTTTATATTTTTGATTTTCAGCTACTCCATATTTTTCTTTAAAGTTTCCATCTGCTCCTTGATAAATAAAGTGAGCAACAGAAGCAGTGATAGATAAACTATCATCATATTGATATCTAATACCTCCACCTAGTGTAACAGAATTTAAAGCATATTCTGTGTCATTAAATGAAGCAGTTTTTGCTCCTGTATCAGCATAGTTTATGCTTCCAATCAATGTAAATTTTTCATTTAATTTATACTCATTTCCTAATGCAATTTCCCAACCATTTTTATAGTCTCCACCATGTTGATGTCCACGGAAAGCTTTAACTCTATCCATTTTAGCTTGACGGTTAAAATAGAAATTACCTGAAGCAGATACCAAATAACTATCTGTAACTTTATATGAAGCTCCAACTGATAGTATTGCTGGTAAATCTCTTCTTATCTTAGAGTTTATTGTATATTGTGGATAGAAAGTAGATAAACCAATAGTTTGTCCTAAAATATCAGTTGTTTGTAATTGATATTCGTGTCCTTTTGCCTTAAAATTCATTTTTACTCTTGAATCATATCTTGCTGCTAAATTTAATTTATCATTTACTTTATAGTTTACTCCTAATTGGAAACCATAACCCCAAGCTTCTCTCTTAGAATCAATATCTCCAGTTAAACCATTTTGATTTAAACCATTTACTTTTTGTTGAAGCTTTGTTAATGCTTCATTAGTTTTTTGAGCTTTTATTGCTGCAATTTGAGCTGC includes the following:
- a CDS encoding B12-binding domain-containing radical SAM protein encodes the protein MKIAFLAPAGAMHRFNGSFGKSLHYAPLTLTTLAALIPESLNAEAKIYDETIEKIPLDLEADIIVMTSITGTSQRCYAYADYFRKRGITVVLGGVHPSLMPEEASQHADVVMIGFAEQTFPQMLLDFKNGRLKRMYIQDKEFNLENKVIPRRELLQKDKYITTATVEVIRGCSLPCTFCAYPTAFGRKIYKRPIKEVLSEIEMFSEKIILFPDVNLIADREYAMRLFKEMKSLKKYWMGLVTSSVGIDENMIKTFADSGCKGLLIGFESITQESQSYINKGINKVADYAELMKKLHDYGILVQGCFAFGSDEEDTSVFERTVEAVVKAKIDLPRYSILTPFPKTQFYAQLEAENRIFEKNWAMYDVEHCVFTPKKMTVEELEKGTAWAWRETYSMKNIFKRLAPFTHSPWISLPLNIAYRKYADKYEHFTKEIMCDNSDIPI
- a CDS encoding APC family permease — translated: MNKDNLKNSSPIQKNTLSVFQIAVMTTISVASLRTLPPMAEEGRASILMYIIPAILFLIPTSLVSAEFATTYKGGVYVWIREAFGNRMGFVAIWLQWIQNVVWYPVQLAFVAAALAFTINRGDLSNSGLFTAIVIIVVYWFSTFLAFKGGNLFAKVSSIGGMIGVLIPGAVLIILGLLWVAQGQPVSESYLQSSYIPKITGISSLVLIVSNVLSYAGMEMNAVHAGQMENPKKNFTKAIALAFILILCVFIFPTLSIAMAVPADKLGMANGIMVAFQEFFEKFHMSWMSNIMSGAMFFGAIASVVTWVAGPSKGLLDAGRTGLLPPILQKVNKNNIQINILIFQGIIVTILAMIYVLFPNVSDVFIALIGMAAALYVVMYMLMFAAVIVLRKKEPSIERGYKVPAVKFVSGIGFISCALAFIMSFVPTTNEAAIPRNMYPIIVAIVVFLLGIPPFVFYVFKKPSWDMRTTQEKGEKPIH
- a CDS encoding MBL fold metallo-hydrolase yields the protein MVNKVKLGINNLYLFKNNNGDYLLLDTGLACKENLILNKINKVIGDYNKIKVIVITHSHSDHIGNLKLLLDKIKREDKIVIIHSNAKEIMLSGEKIIPNGFYKFTKYISKKLKLKFSKKFQKGFKNLSKEDLKNVVFLDFKDYEEFSLNEYGFENLKVIYTPGHSKDSISLVYNDEYLFCGDMIQNLFFKYPLIPLFGDDIEELISSWKKAIEKGYSRFYPATSKSYILREDLIKKLEKYE
- a CDS encoding glutamate decarboxylase, translating into MAKKNLSKTIEINPIFARPGEVTSALADRFPTDSMLPETAYQIVHDESMLDGNARLNLATFVSTWMDESANKLYSETFDKNAIDKDEYPATARVETNCWHMLADLWHAPDPDNSIGCSTTGSSEACMLGALALKRRWQEKMKKLGKSTAHPNLIMSSAVQVCWEKFCNYFDVEPRYVPISLEHKVLDGYDLEKYVDENTIGVIAIMGVTYTGMYEPVKDIAKALDKIEKDTGLDIPIHVDAASGGMIAPFIQPELEWDFRIPRVYSINTSGHKYGLVYPGLGWVVWRSTAHLPESLIFKVSYLGGEMPTFALNFSRPGAQILLQYWAFLRYGFNGYKTVQQSTMDVANHLADEINKMDMFTLWNHPTDIPVFAWMLKESPNRKWTLYDLSDRLRMKGWQVPAYPMPVNLTDITVQRIVVRNGLSMDLADRFLDDIKSQVKYLESLEHEMPKNNTRSFRH
- a CDS encoding GNAT family N-acetyltransferase encodes the protein MNKIEFKIIKGNESSEEINEILNEEDMESSIQIRYIKYPTLFDSLKLDGVKDPLIVPGIDTTNNKIVGLGACTIFEDNIAYLNSFRIRKEYRNKVNFGNGYKKIIEELEKEGIDTIITTILDDNKMAKEILTKQRRNMPIYEFYKNITFYSIKNIKKNTLVIDNLYVTEYKNFRIEIKNKPNKKYFVENYKGIYKFLYKLRKIISFFGYPELPEKNTEMRFLYIDIIAKDNNYSNSLEVIKFLQNLGCSCDFFMIGTYENTSLDTQLKKIKSFKYKSKLYKVYYGEDKNKEKDIKFKFWNL
- a CDS encoding lysophospholipid acyltransferase family protein is translated as MIILKLIFDFIVYLIFLIFIFIFKILPSKIKLKFSEFLGLLLYYLIPKGRKLSLKNLNLILNKQYNYNLTEKQIKDTAIKSYKNTMKSFLLPFWIYEYGEKYPPIIHNLELLEKLKETNDRIILATLHYGFFHMSMYPIIDEPMFIIVRPVPNKFIEAYMNKIRFKKNMLSFTEQNIKALFKHKKSKGFFIMLNDVRKPDGEKVTFFNLPTTASGFTAFFSIRENLPIIVIHNEVDSNNICNIYINEIIYPKNYADKNGLTDKLLKVYEKIILNNPEQWYWFQDRWINKK
- a CDS encoding GH3 auxin-responsive promoter family protein gives rise to the protein MLSKLYLYIIHSMFLLFYKKEYRKYMSSENILEIQENKLKEILENNKDTLYGKKYNFDKIKTIQDFQKEVPLTKYEDYLPYIEKIKMGEEYILTHEKVKMFELTSGSTSASKLIPYTNSLKKEFQSGIKVWLYSLYKKYPSLKFGKSYWSITPKVDFQHRENSVIPIGFEEDSEYFGSLEKYLIDSIFINPKDIKNEKDMDRFYLKTLSTLVAEKNIRLFSFWSPNLLLLLIEYLEKNSEKILKTLNKKRREEVRKYIETKEYYKIWKNLRLISCWGDSNSTEYLKKIKEIFPNTVIQEKGLLATEGFISFPDTEENLSKLSIYSHFFEFLSLDDNRIYNASEIEINKSYELIITTSGGLYRYCIGDIIEVISIKNKIPYIKFIGRRGAVSDLFGEKLEENFLKNIMETYKQKIDFYMFAPSKNHYVLFIKTDKKINIEDLESKLRENFHYDYCRKLGQLKEIKIFILTDNPEREYIEACQNKNQKLGNIKMTALSKEGDWENIFTGYFQESEDE